Genomic DNA from Bosea sp. (in: a-proteobacteria):
CGGCGAGCTTCTGGTTCTTGTCGAGCACCAGCCAGGCCCAGCCCGAGCCGAAGCGGCCCATGCCCTGCTGTGTGAAGGCCGTGACCATGTTGGCGGACGATCCGAACGTGCCGTTGATCGCAGCCGCGAGATCGCCCGCTGGAGCCTTCGCGCCGCCCGGCTTCATGATCTTCCAGAAGAAGTCATGGTTCCAGTGGCCGCCCAGATTGTTGCGCACGCCGATGCGGTGCGCGTCCGGCACGTCGGAGAGACTGGACAGGATCAGCTCCACCGGATTGGTGCGCAGCCCCTCCCACTGGTTGGCCAGCGTGTTGAGGTTGGTGATGAAGGCCGCGTGATGGCCTGAATGGTGGACGCGCATGGTCGCCGTGTCGATGAACGGCTCCAGCGCCTCATAAGGATAGCCAAGCTCGGGCAGCGTGAAGGCTGGAGGCGGTGGCGGCGCTGCCGGGGCCGCCGCTGGGGCTGGCGCCTGCGCGAGGGCGGGCCGGCTGATGAACCCAGCACCGGCGGCAGCGCTGATGCCGAGCAGGAAGTGGCGACGAAACATGGAAATCCTCCGTGGCGATTTTTCTTGTGCCGAAGCCACAGCTTTCGCGAGAAAATCAGCTCAGTGCAAGCCCCATAAGTGCACGATCATCCATGCCGCGCGCCGCTGCCGCAGGCTGACGCCAAGGCTGCCGGAGCGTTGATCTTCCCATGCTTTAATCGTCGCGGGGAGCGCTCGCGCCATGCGTCAGAGGTCGGAGGCTTCGCCGTCGCCGTTGGGCCTTGCGCCAGGGCGGCGCTCCGGCGCGGCGCCGGCCAGGGGCGCGCGCAGCGTCCGTTCGAGGCCGCCGTCGCGCAGGGCGCGTTCGCCGGGGTCGCGCTTGACCTTGAGTGTGGCGATGTCGATGAACTCATCGCACTGGCGGCGCAAGTCATCGGAGGCCATGGGCGGCTGCGACGCCACCGTCGAGACCACGGACACCCGCACGCCGCAGCGCTGGAGCTCTTCCACGAGCGGCCGGAAATCCCCGTCGCCGGATATCAGATAGACCTGATCGACCTTGTCGGCGAGGTTGAGCGCATCGATGGTGAGTTCGATATCCATGTTGCCCTTGATGCGGCGGCGGCCCATCGCATCAGTGAATTCGCGCGCGGCCTTGGTCACCACCGTGTAGCCGTTATAGTCCAGCCAGTCGACGAGGGGGCGGATGGATGAATACTCGTCATTCTCGACGAGGGTGGTGTAATAGAAGGCGCGGATCAGATAGCCACGGGCCTGAAATTCCTTGAGAAGCCGACGATAGTCGATGTCGAAACCCAAAGCTTTCGCCGTCGCATACAGATTCGCCCCATCAATGAATAAAGCGATTTTCGGCTGCATGTGATGACCCCCCCCTTCAGGCTTGGCCGCTACGGATCAAATCAAACGCGCTTGCATTGATCTGGTCGAGAAAAAATCCAGCTACATGGATAGCGTCCGTTACGCAACACAAGGCAATGCATGGGCATGTGTAATTTTCGGACTGCCCCTGTCTTTGCGTTCATCTTCCGGGATTGACAGCCCCTGGCCTCCTCATTTCGCTAGGCCCCGGCTGCCTGGCTTGACCGCAGGGATGGCGGCGAGGTCAGGGGGGAGGGCGTCGGGGCTGTAGGATGGCACCTCGTAGTCGATCAGCGACACCAGCGGCACGCCGATGTCGGCCTTGCCGGCTGATCGGTCCACAAGGCATGCCGCGCCCACGAGGGTTCCCGGCTGGTCAGCGATGGCGGCGAGGCACTCGCGCGAGGACAGGCCGGTGGTGATGATGTCCTCGACCATCAGCACGCGCGCCCCGGCCGGGATGGCGAAGCCGCGGCGCAGCGTGAAGGCGCCGTTCTCGCGCTCCACGAACACGGCCTTGGCGCCCAGATGCCGGGCCGTCTCGTAGCCGGGCACGATGCCTCCGACTGCCGGTGAGACGACCATGTCGATCTTGCCGAAGCGGGCCTCGACCTTGCGCGCCAGCGCCGCGCACAGGCGGGCAGTGCGCTCGGGATCCATGAATACGAACATCTTCTGAAGGAAGATCGGGCTGCGCAGCCCCGAAGACAGAATGAAGTGGCCTTCCAGCAGCGCTCCGGCCTCCCGGAATTCGTTCAGGACTTCGTCATGGGTCATCGGTGCGTCTCGTGGCCAGAAAAGGAGCCCATGCAGGGAGTGTGGTCCCTGTTAAGCGCAGGCTGGACGGAAGGTCCAGCCATGCCGGCGCATGGGGCGATTGCGTCGCTCAGCCCACGATGCGTTCCACCCCGCTGACGACCGGCTTCTGGCGCAGTTCGCTGATGATGGCGTTGAGGTGCTTGAGGTCCCAGACGGTAAGGTCGACGATCATGTCGGTGAAGTCGGGGCTTGGCCGCTGCATGGTCACTGCGTCGATGTTGCCGTCATGCTCGGCGATGACGGTGGTGATCTGCGCCAGCGTTCCGGGCTCGTTGATGGATTTCAGGCTGATCCGGGCCGGGAAGCGTCGCTTGCGGCTGTCCTCAAGGTCCCAGCGCACATCCAGCCAGCGATCGGGCTCGTTGTCGAAGGCGGCCAGAGCGGGGGACTGGATCGGATAGATCGTGACCCCTTCGCCCGGACTCATGATGCCGACGATGCGGTCGCCGGGCACCGCTCCGCCCCCAGGCGCGAAACGCACGGCAAGGTCGCTGCCGAGCCCGCTGATCGGGATCGAGCTTTCATCCTCCGCGCTGGGTCGCTTGAACTTGAGGTTCTCGCCATGCTTGAGGTCGAACCAGCCGGGTCCTTGCGCGCCGTCGGGCAGAGGCCTTTTCTCGCCCTCAAGGTCGGGATAGACGGCCCGCACCACATCGCCCGAGAACATC
This window encodes:
- a CDS encoding NYN domain-containing protein, whose product is MQPKIALFIDGANLYATAKALGFDIDYRRLLKEFQARGYLIRAFYYTTLVENDEYSSIRPLVDWLDYNGYTVVTKAAREFTDAMGRRRIKGNMDIELTIDALNLADKVDQVYLISGDGDFRPLVEELQRCGVRVSVVSTVASQPPMASDDLRRQCDEFIDIATLKVKRDPGERALRDGGLERTLRAPLAGAAPERRPGARPNGDGEASDL
- a CDS encoding orotate phosphoribosyltransferase produces the protein MTHDEVLNEFREAGALLEGHFILSSGLRSPIFLQKMFVFMDPERTARLCAALARKVEARFGKIDMVVSPAVGGIVPGYETARHLGAKAVFVERENGAFTLRRGFAIPAGARVLMVEDIITTGLSSRECLAAIADQPGTLVGAACLVDRSAGKADIGVPLVSLIDYEVPSYSPDALPPDLAAIPAVKPGSRGLAK
- a CDS encoding superoxide dismutase, with the translated sequence MFRRHFLLGISAAAGAGFISRPALAQAPAPAAAPAAPPPPPAFTLPELGYPYEALEPFIDTATMRVHHSGHHAAFITNLNTLANQWEGLRTNPVELILSSLSDVPDAHRIGVRNNLGGHWNHDFFWKIMKPGGAKAPAGDLAAAINGTFGSSANMVTAFTQQGMGRFGSGWAWLVLDKNQKLAVINTPYQDTPLELGARAIIGCDVWEHAYYLKHQNRRANYLRDWWGTVNWDVAAENFKRAAG